The region CTTCTTTAATACATTTAGATAAGATAGgaataaaaaacagagacacaggagaAGACAAGAGCTGAACTTCAGCTTTAGGATGAATCAGTCCCACTGTCCTGTCATCTTACTGGTAGTGCTGTCCTTGGACTGTTTAAAgctaaatagaaaaatatatgtGTCTATCAATATACCATGCATGCATGGAGTTTTGAGTCAGATTTGATGGGTTAAGAAGAAAACCTGGTGAATGTGGTGCAGAGGTGTGTCCTGCTGATGCTCCTTACTGAACCTGGTCCCCAGAGCTTTTGTCCCACAGTAAGAGTAGCTGGCTGCCTGCCTGGGGCTCTAATTCCTAcatgagacaagaaaagagaagggaaaacgTTTCAAATGCATACATCTATTAACACGACAGCGACTGACTGAATTTCATCCCTGAGCAGTAGGATGTGCACCTACACCTACaggcaaagacacacaaagaaacattgcatcacttattttgaaaaaacTTTCTATCAACTGATTCgggaagagaaacagaatgaaGACAGTAGGGAATATACATTAGAGCTGAAATTAACAGCCAGCATTTAACAattcattgttattatttaattgttattatattttttcctgAGATTTACTTGGTCAAAAGAATTAATGATGgattaacaaaaaaattaaaattagttGCTGCCCTGATAAATATTTAGGGCCTGATTTTAATTGCACAAGGGCGACGAGCAGCACAAACCTGTATGCCCCCGCACAGACCGTGTGTGAGAGGCTCAGCCTGCtattttggttcatgtatgtgcagcagCGCAAAGTGCAAAAGGGTGAAGGTGAATATAGATCAGAGGATGTGGTGATTCATAAATACagtctcagccaatcacatcacTGCTCTGACCGctctgagccaatcacagcgaAGCGTGATGACAACAGCTCAACAAATGAAGAATCATGGACACCATGTTGTTGTCTGATGAATGTAGAGGTGTGTGCGGTTATTCTATAGAGGTGATGTCATTTACATGTGATTTAATGAAGGTAAACACAGTGGACGACGAGTGTAATGTCACAAACTCCCTTTCACTCCCTCATTTTATGAACTTTAAGACTGTTCGAACCTCTACACACGGTCAGAAGTATGAGCACAGTGTAGTGCAGGTGTATGCCACCAACATGCACCTTTAActgataaatataaatgtatgtttcaGTAAAAAGGCACTGGAAATAATCCTCCTTAGAACTGCAGATATGTCCTTGTGGCTGGAGGAAGGTGACTGCCCACTCAGAAGAGGGTAGTGGTCAGTGAGCCTGCATTGAATAGTACTCAGTTAAATCAGTTGGGTTGATCTCACAGCACGGCCGCTGTCTTTAACCTGAATTTTTGTTCACTTGACTTGTTGAATGTTAAATCATGATTGTATTTGCAGCTCAGTAGCGTGGTAATGGCTGCTgctcagctcagtgtttatGAACTGCTGCTAAATTCCAGACTTGTTCCGTGAGAAGAAGAGAAATCTGTAAATTACAACAACTATATGTTGAATACACCtacattaaaacacagtgagGGTGGTATGAATGTCACAGtctatctgagtattgttgcttaTTGCTATGGCCACAGTTagccatcttctaatggctacctCCAGCAGgttaatgctccatgtcacaaagctaaagtcgtctcaaactggtttcatgaacatgacagtgagttcagtgaacttcagtgtcctcctcagtctccagacctgaatccagtagaacacctttgggatgtggtagaacaggagactgaCAGCTTGAATGaggtgatgaatcatgtcagaGTCATGTCATTTTCTAACATCTTGAGCAAAGGGGAGAACTACCCAGTGTGTGTTATTCCTCATGAAGTGCAAAACCAAGTGAGCGGGATGGCACTGGAACCACTGAAACCATTTATGTAGTGGGAGTGTCAGAGTGTAGCTGCTTGAGTCATGAATTGAAACAGCATATGTGTGATGTGAAGCAGACTCAGCTGCACCCCGTGTAGGCGCCGCCCTCTCACCTGTCCGTCCCTGCTGATCTGGATCTTCTTGTTGTCGTTCCATGGGTTAAGGATGTGTTGGGTGCACTGGAAGGGAAGACTCTCCTTGTGAATCCACTCTACACTGAAAACCCCTCCCAGTCCCATGAAACCCCAGTCCTGGCAGTTCTCCTGACTGATGACTGATGTCATGCGAGCGTAGCCctgtgaaaaatacaaaatatatcagttttattttttggttttgttattCATATCGCACTTTCATAGTGGGGTCTAGATTCAGGTACATATAATAAAAGTTATGATCACAGATCACGTGTGGCATGATGCAGGTTTTAGAGAAGTTACCTGGAAGCGTCCAGAACCCTGAAcagagaagatgaggatgatgTGGCTATTCTCCAAGAAGGCCTTGCTGAGTTTGGTCTCATTGCTTGGCGTGGTGGACCAGATCCCTTTCTGCTGAGAAATTTCTATGTTCCTGTAGTTGCTGCTCTTCATGATGAAGTACCGGGCTGATGAACTGACCAGCTGAGGGGACAGTGGCTTTGAAACCTGCTGGGAACAAGGGaggggaaaacaacaacaacaaagctaaaatattaaaattaaaaatgtttgtgtgaacacTGAAGGCTCTCTGGATGACCTGCACCTCCTGTCCAAATGAGATGCTTTACAGGGATTCGCCACACTCCCATCACAAGCTCCTGCCCCCAGGCTCACAGGCTCAAACTAGCATCGTCCTCTGCTGATTAAGTCAGAAATGATCACAGGATAGTTGCCAACAAACAGCGGACAAAGTGCTTAATGAAGTGGTAAATTCAGGAATGTTCCATGATGAGTCTCGGTTTTAGGGGACAAACACAGTGGGGGTTGTTTACTGAGCCTACAACAAACCATCGcatgtttttaatttaggaGAATACCGACTAATACTGAGGATGGAAATCCTCAGCCATTCAACATCCAATCAATGCATTAGGTCtataaaacaaacatggagACGAAAATGATCAATGTAGGTCAAGTTACAGGTGAAGCACATGGTTTTTGACAAAGTGTGAAGATATGTGAGAAGCAGTTGAAGCCTCTGGATATTTAGTGGAATCCATTCTTCCCTCTGTCTACgcagtgtttcctgtgtcacacaaacaccaaagcagaatatttccacCCCCCATACTTAACAGCTGGCAAAGGTTCAAACTAAAAAGAGAgatctctgtttctgctgcgtCATTTTCAATCCTTTTTCTTAAACGGTCCTGCCTGAGAATGCTACAGAGATGCAGTGATAGATAAATGGAGTTAAAGGAGGGATTTTAAATTCTCTTAATTAGGTAACTGCTGGTGGCACTAGAACCTGTCACTGACAGTACCCATTCACTGAGAATGGAGGGCTTAAAACAACACCCAGAGAGCAAGAGCGTACACAGGGACTGTCTCCCTTCtcctacaaacaaaaacatgtgcaTCAGAtgttataaacacacaaacattatacACATGGGGAATTAAAGGgtcacaaaagagaaaaaaatcatatagGAAATCTCTTtcctgaggggggggggggggggggggctgactTACAGGCAGTGAGGTTTCATCTCTGCTGTGGGATTTCATCTGATGCACGCCTGAGACTGCTGGCATCCTACAAGACCTGAGGAGACGaggtaaaacatgaaaaatatgaaaatataacacAAGTGATCGTCCTAAATTCTctatgtttctatttttaactctaacagttttcatttacttattaATTCTAATCACTTCTACAATGAGCAGTGTTTGGGGCCCTCTGGGTGAGGCTGTAGAGGAGTCTACCTGCACCCTCCTCTCCTGGATTACTGGcctcctgacagacagacagaccacagtttgtgtttctgaacagGTGGTGAGCAGCACAGTCACACTGCAGGGGACCGTCCTCTCACCTTTCCTCTTTTGAAACCCTATCTCCATTCTCTGgttgaggaggtggaggtgctgGAGGGACAGGGTTGTTCAGCTGAACAACAGCTTGGACTGGAAATGCAACACAGAGGCTGTCTAAACAGAGCAGACTCTATCAGTCTTGATGACTGGGTCCTTTAAAATGTTGCAAAATCTTTTATCAGTCTGTTGTAGCAAATACAACATCATTCACTGCTATCTGCTGGAGGAGCAGCATCAGAACCAGTGACAACAACTAACTGGTCAGGAAGgctggagctgtgcttctctggggttGAGGTTGAGGACAGGTGGATGCTGCACAGCCTGTTGAACATCATGGAGAAAAATCTACCATCACCTCCACGACCTTCTGGTCACTTTGAATCAGCTGGAAGTCAGTCCCACCAGCTGTCATCACACTCTATAATGAGTCTCCTGTCTGTGAGGAAGTGAAGTCTCACCTCACTTTGTCATATAACAAGGGCAGACTGCTCACCTGGATTTTGGcatttatttatgatttatttatttatttattcatcctATCTTTTATGTTACTGACTTGTCTGCTGTTAATCTTCCCAGTACACTGCAGACACTGCATTTCTCTCTGGGATTAACCCTgtactgtctgtctgccagGCAGGGAAATCACAGAGCATGAATATCTGTTAAACACCACAATACGTTACATTGCAGTGTGAATGCTGAGAGACTACTTTATACTTGTcatgggaggtggtggtgggtaGCTGGGGGCTGTTCTTGGAGTTCTTCCCAGAGGTCTGGGGCCCCTCCTCTGACAACATGGGCCGGGGCCGCTGGCCAATCCCTGAGGGCTGCTGGAGGcctgctccctgctcctctgCTACTAGCACCTGAAGGACACAAGTTTAAACTCCAGTCATCAACCTGTATTGTGCTCCTGTGACCCTGCTCTGGTCGATTTATGCCCTTATGTCATTGTTGTTACTTCCTGTGAATcttaagaggaagaaaagagaatatGACGTACAGAAACCAGGGTGTGGATGATGGCCTCATCCTGCGGAGACCAGGGCTTTGAAGGACAGCGGATCCTCTTGCAGAACAAATTTTGCCACTTCTGCCTCAGTTCAAACAGAAGTCCTGCAGCCTGACAAAAACATGCTCAACGTCAGATAAAACAATAAGTAAGAAAAGATTTAGCACataatatgaagaaaaaaagcaaaatgcaaacaCGAGAGCAACAGAGTAAATATTTCTTCAAAGGATAAAGCATGGTTGTACAAGTGTCTTTGTATGATTACTGAGATTTCCCAATGTCACAGCAATTCTGTTATATGCACACTTTTCAACTCATAAACTAAGATTTAAAAAACTAGGAGGCTGACGGAAATGTTTTCTCACCTCTCTGTCCAATTGGAAGACGAGCCAGTCGTCTATTCTCATCTCAGATAGgtcctctgtctcactgtcactgtcgtCATCCAGTGGGCTGTCTGAACGAAAGAACACGGAGACTGAATCAGACAGACTTCGAATTCAAAGCCATGTCTCCTCTTGATTGGACTCGAGAGAGGTTCTAGCAAACCAAACCTGGCAGACGGTGAAAGAAACGCATCACTGGGGAAGGAGGCGATGTTGGAAGACTCAAGGGAACTCATACCTGACTCCGAGAGGCTAAAGTATGAGGATAGTGGTGGGATGACTTGGTTTACACATGATTCACTTTGTTCCCTGGGAAAGCTTACTCCTTCTCAGATTCAGTAGGAATAATGCAAACTGTGCCCTGGTCATGGAAGAGAGGACCAGCTTTACTCTTGCAAAGGCTCTGTAGAGGTTGTGAGAGTTTGTTCATTCATGCATGTGATTTGTGGATTTGGAGGAGGCTTGTGACTGTGTCCCTTGGGGTATTTTGTGGGGAGTACTGTGGTAATATAGGGTGCAGGGGCTAATCGATAACAATGAACCATGAGTCTTTGCATAACCACAGAAGGAGCTGTGTCTTTATTCTTGGTAGAAGGTTAGCCATGTTCTCTGGGGGTGTTTGGCTCCATCAGGGCAATGCCTTATCAATATGCTAGTTTGTGGACAGAATCTCTATTTAGAGCTTTGGGATGGGGAGCTTTAAGCAGATTATGAACAGTGTATACTATCCAGCAGTGTTAGACTAAAGGTCTAAAGGTCAGTGTCATCAGGAATGATACTAAATGCATGGCCAATGATCAAAATACCTCACTGTGGACAAGATGGTGggctgacagagaggcagaccATGAACAACCCATGTTACTAACATGGTAAAAGTATGCGATCTTATtaatgacatgcacacacagtacttTTCAGTGTACACAATGTTCACTGATGACTAGCTTGACTCATGTGAATGATATTTTGGTTAAATTCATATTGCATATTGCaatatgcattttttaaaaagctgactTCTTTACCAGTTGCTTTCTGTACAGTCGGTTGCTGGTGGGCAGAACTGGTTAGCTTGGCACAACCTCCGAATATGGCCACAGTGATGGGAGtcaccacagagcagcagcggACACTGGCCATCCTGTGGCCTCGGCTCATCTCGTCGTAGATCAGCCAGTCTGTGGGAAAGGCCTGGGCCAACTTTGCTGAGCTGTTCTGAAGAGCAAAACCCCCACACAGTCAGGGATTGAACATGGAGTGACAGAAGCCAGAAGAAGAATGAACATATTACATTACATATTCAGgaagtgatttgattttttttacctccttgAACTGGCTCAGGATAGAAGTGGGATGAAAGTGGACCTTCTTCTCCCTGTTACTAGAGACCATTGAGGTCTCCCGGTTGACATGGACCAGGTTTGGATACATGCCAGCCACCAGGGCTGCCTTCACCACGGCCCAGTTCTCAGAGTTCAAATTCACATCACGGATGTCGCTGCCTCCACGGGCCCGCACAAAACCTGGGGGGACAAACAAGCCATTTCAAATTCATTTGGGTCTTATGTCTTCATTCATTTAATAACTCATATGACAAAAATCCTTACAATTAGAAACGTCAAGTATTTTTCATATTACAGGATTTCGATTATTACTGTGAGGAATGTTTGGACTTTGTTGCAGATTCCTGTTAATATGATACGATGACACAATAAAAGACAACAGGCAGGTCGTACCAGGCATGCACTTGGTGGAATGAGAACGGAATATAACGTGAAAGTGAAACTGACCAATGGCACGGAGCTGTCCCAGCAGCTGTGTCCTCATGCCAAGGATCATGTCCATGGTGGCCTGGGACAGGAAGTTCTTCTCACAGAAGGATCTCTCCCAGCCGTCACTGCGGGCCTTCTGCCATGCCTGGCACCACACAGAACAAATGTGAAGGAGAACATGatcttaattattttttttttttacacaaaacataTTCGCTCCTTTTTGTCCTTACCAATTATTATATGAccagttattttcttgtttcatcAGAACAGGGGGCATTTATCCGAAATGCAGATTTGGGAAAGGTCTGGCTCATTACTTCAGTTAGTagaaatttatgttttttcttcttttctttcttctctaaCTGTCTAAATCAGTTTATGACTCCTCCAATTTATTGTGACCACTTGGGGGTATTCATATCCAGGCTCGGAGCATCAGCTTACATCCCCCTCGAATCAATTGCTTCCCATTTTCATGCCAAAACGCACATATATAGATCCCACCATATATAGACCCCACCATATATAGACCCCACCGACCTGGAAGGCTCTCAGAAGGGCCATATGGTCGCTGAAGGTGTTGGATGTGAAACGTTTCCGGCAGTGTAGAGCAGCTCTTTTCTGAGAGCCCTGGGCAGGAAGGACGAAGGGATCACGATAGGCCAACGTACAGGCAATGGTTAGAATGGGGTCCAGACACTTGAGCACCACAGCGCACAGCACCATCTTGCCAAGGTGGGGTTCGACAGGTAGATCAGCCAGGTGGTAGCCCAAATCAGTCAGGTTTTCATACTGGTCCATAGCATCTATTGTCTGAAGAGAAAGGCGGCTTACTGCTGGAAtaatgcatgtgtctgtgtatttagtGGCTTGTGTCAAAGATCAGAATTTAGTCTGGTGTACAGTAGGATTTGTTAGTACTTGTTACCTTTAGCATGTGCACAGCGTTCCTGATGGCATGTGTAGGAGGAGGCTGTGGAGCTTTGGACAAGAACTCAGCCACTGGACAGGAGGAGGGAGCCAGGAGTTTGGTCTGCAGACACAGTTCCtggaacacacaacacagatcATAGGATGTGGTGATTCATAAATAcactctcagccaatcagaatcacTGCCCTTATAGCTCTGAGCGAATCACAGCGAAGCATGATGACAACGGCTCAACAAAGAATCATGGGAATCATGTTGTTGTCTTATGTGTGGAGGGGTGGAATGCAcattgtgatattttgaggaaACAAGTTCCAGTATATCTTTGTAAAAGCAGAAGAGTCATATCATTATCCTGCATGAACCTGTAAAgtcagtgtaaaaaaataaagaataaataaacaacttggatgaaatttgaaatgtgtgtgtgtttgtgtgtgtcaacCTGCAGCGGCATCCGCAGCAGCTGCGGGACCTGGAATTCCAGCATGTTGTTGAACCTGAGTCGACTGAAGAGGTGGAAGCAAATACCTGGTCTGCATCGCCCGGCTCTGTGGACACGTTACACTCTCTTTAGATTCTTTAGATGATTCAAACTTAGATTTATATCAGTGGGTAGAAATTGATCTTAACAGCAACAGAGGTTTTCATATTTACTTGCAAACATAAATCATCAGTTGAGATGGAAGAGTTAACTGTtgagaagattaaaaaaaataaaaacaaataaaaaaggtttatgtttatgttaCCTGCCCTTCCTTTGTAGTGCACTGGCTTTCGAGATCCAAACCGTCTTTAACATAGACACATGACTGAGGGTGTCAAAGGACTTCTACAACAGGAAAAAGTATTCACAAGTTAATAACTAAccacatatttttttgttaCACTGTTATTGTAATTCCAGCTCTTCAGTGGTGACTGTACCTCTTTGACCTTTCCTGAATCAATGACAAAGACCACATCGTTGATGGTGATGCTCGTCTCAGCAATGTTAGTAGAAAGaatctgaaaggaaaaaaaagagcagctctAATCTAGTTTGACAGTGAGGAAATTCTGttcaaaatgaaaactataCTATTAACATAAAGTCAAAAGCAGGAGATGTCAGAATCTGTATTTTGGCATAACAGACAGAATGAATGTGGTTATCATAGTTTAACAACTTCTTTCTGGGCATCTTCactttcacttgtttttcttgggaaaaaaacattttcatatagCTGGAAAAACCCAATTAGTCACCATTTTAGAAGAccatgttttgcattttgtttgcaGACTTACTGACACAAAcgcagcagagaaacacacaccgGCAGTGTTGTGTCATTTGACACCCTGAGCACATACAAGATAAATCACACAGACAACTCAGCAGAGTGGACAGAGTTGGACAGTTGATGGAAAACTCTGTGTCATCTAATAACCCAAGCAAAGCTCTGCTGAAAGTCATGATGAGTAGTGTGGACTGAGCTGACACACGAAAAAAGTCAGTGATATCTGAGACTCACTATCTTCCTGACACCAGGTGGCGAGGTCTTCATGACTTTCTTCTGATCCAGAGTCTGCATGTCTGAGTGTAGCGTGAACACCTGGAACCTGAGAGACAGCACACCTCTGTCATACACTCACCGCACAATGTCCTATTATGCCACACTACGCTCAACACAATCGACTGACATGCGGACACAAAAGGCCCATGTTAAAAAATATGAAGTGatatacatacacatttataaatatataccgtactaaatacacacatacatatacacacatctaTATCTACACCTATTtacatctatatatctatatcaaATGTTGTCCATGCTGTATGTGCATTTTacctctcagtgtgtgtggagaatCGCTTATCGTCGTACAGGATGCGGTCCCTGAGTGACACGATCTCATCATATCCAGGGAGAAAAATCAGCACAGCACCTGCACAACAATGGATAAAAGTCCACATTCTAATAAAtatcatacacacactgtgaaatctGGCTGTGGTTAATGGAAATGTTCACTAATCTTCTGTCGTAGCCATGATATACACTGATCAATAAGCAGCCATATTGTTCGAATCCAGACAAGGGCTGAGGCTCACCGTCACAGGTGGTGGAGCAGATGTTGTGCAGCAGATCCATGATGAGGTCCAGGTCCACCCACTCATCATCAAAGCTGTGGTGGTACAGTTTGAGCAGCTCCTGCTCTTCGGTGCTCAGCTCTGCACCGCCACGCTGCACCAGTGTGAACTCATCCAGGCAGCTTGCCTCTCTCAAAGGTCTGCACGGGAACAGGGATGGACAAGAAAGGGATTTGTATAATAATTCCTAAGAACAAATGTAACTCCTTTTCTGAGGTCAACATTACACTCACATGGAGGATTTGAGTAGATCCACAGCCTCTGTCTGCTGGAAGTGTTTGGCAAAGTCTAAGGCTGTcctgaaatgagatgaaaacacTGCGGCTCAGTACATTCAAAGCACCAATGTGTCCTGCTGCTTCAAGAGATCCAAAAACTGCGTTATTAGTCATACTGTAAAGATTTCTACgcacaaagaaaggaaaacgaACTAAAATGGTAATGAATCACAGTGACCTCAGCCAGTCATTGAAGACTGGGATGTGAATTCATTTAACATCAGTTCGGTACTTCAGCACGGTGGATGTCCTACCATCCATTAGACGCCTTCATGTTGATGTCGGCCCCCATGTTGAGCAGCTGCTCCATCTGTGTGAGGAACCCTCGACCTGCTGCCACCATCAGAGGCGTGGCCCCTGTCTCACTGTGTGCGTAGTCCACTACGCATAAGAACACAAGAATGAAGACAGTTACAGTTGGGGGGGCTTCATATTCTTATACATCTGTTGATGTTCTACAGCTGCTTCTGCTGTTCAGGACAGGACAAGGCCGCCACTAAAACACTAATTGTTACAGGAACACATGTTTGCAGAGAATTACTTGAGAAGAACTGACACCATTCTGATGTCCGGACAGTAAacaagaagctggaaccaggagGCCAttggcttagcttagcataaaaagtagaagcaggtggaaacagctagcctacCAACACCTCTCACACCACCAATTAACACAgtgtgtctcatttgtttagttcacacaaaaaaatcagcGGTGAATCACAAGATGTGGTTTTTATAGGGGGTTATGCAGTGCCTGCAGTTCTAATGTGTATACGAGAAAACGTGGAATTATTCCACAGGGGTGAATAAGGGCAGACCTCAGCCCTGAGAGTCATACCGTTCACACTTTCATAGAGGATGAGGTTGAAGAGCTGAGTGAAAGCGTCCTGGTCTTCGCCAAGGAAAATGCTGGAAATGCAGGAGTCCATCTCCTTCAGCAGCCACGGCTCCAGCTGTTCTGAGCCATTCTCGTTCTATAACACAAAATCGCACACTGACTCAGCCCAGTCAGGTTTCACACAACACACCGCCACTCCACACAattaccacacagcagctgtggcCTTTGCTAAAAAATCAAGCTgttcattcattcgttcatttgtttgtgtaaagcactttgcgctatactgtttttttttaatgaaaagtgctatacaaataaattCTAACTGATTGATGTAGAACCTTTGGACAGAGGTGGAACAGGAGATCTGTTTCGAGCATCTTGTTCAATCACTGTTACAAATaacatattttcatttagacatttaaaatcatttcacattcacacttaaataaaatgacacacagtaaatacagtgtCCTATGTAGCAAACAGAGAGTGATCTGAACACAGCGTATTAAGCTTCAGGgaaacacagacagtgtgtgtatgttgattTACCGGCTTGTTGAAGGTGCCGTCCCCTCTGTCCAGGGAGCTGCTGTCCTGAAGGAAGCCTGGGACAGACACGGGGCTGCTCCGTGTCTCCTCGACACAACTGTTCTCCACCGCCTTACACCACTCCGTCAAACgtttctgcttcttctcctctgaaAACCACAGTGTGTCACACGCACAAATGAGATGAAGacatttctttactttttcattcCGTCTAATTCAGTGGACTGATGAGTTAAAGCCTCAtacttctctgtgtctcttccttGTATTTCCTCATGTCCTTGCTGTTAAAACCTGTCAGCCTCAGAATGTCCTCCAGAAAGAGTTCCTGCACTTCAAACTGTCTTCCTTTGactacaggaaataaaaaaaaacttttaatttattaataataGATGATTAACATCCCATATCACAAACACGGATAACcctcactgagggaaacagtGAACTTGGATTGTTTCAGTTGATAATGCATCTTCTTTGAACTGTTCCTGAAGTGACATTCGTTCCAGTTTTAACACTCTCACTCCagtatttatctatttatgtgTGGCGTTAATGTATGGTAAACAATGTGCACATGGTAACTGTAATTTCAATCCGGTTGTTTCAGGATAAGTCAGGCTGGTGGTGAGCGGTATGGTACATGTTCTATGGCCGTTTCAATggcaaagaaaatgtgtataaatataaaactacTTGCTTTTTTTGCCTTGCATGTTTTAAAAGCACCACAAATGTCTCTAAGGACAGAGTGTAGAGTCAGCCTCCTTCGATCTGCATTCCACCCTTTCTGTGATTCCAGCACTATGTTTATGATCCCTCTGTGTTCAGATCTGACTGAGCTCTGGGCACACTGTGGTGACGTGGGACTTACGGTGGATGATAGGGCAGGAGCCAAAGTACTTAAGGAACAGGTCTACATCCAGAGCTGCACTGGACAGGATCAGTTTCAGCGTGGGGACCTTCTGGAGCACATCCCGCATCTTAGTGAGCAGGAAGTCTGTCAGACCGTCGCGCTCATGCACCTCATCCTGTTAAAACACAGAGTCACTTGAACACAAGTGTCTCGGTgagttcaaaataaaagtcacacaGGGAGCAACCCCCCCTTCCCAGTGCCTAGTAGTCTTGATGCTCACCACAATGACATGTGTGACAGTTGTCAGGCTGGCATCTCCAGCCATCAGTGTCCTGAGGAACACTCCACTGGTGCAAAAGGTCAGCAGCGTCTTGGGAGAGACCCTGAGGTTTCAGAGTAACAAGTTATTAAGCAAAGTAATTGCCT is a window of Toxotes jaculatrix isolate fToxJac2 chromosome 16, fToxJac2.pri, whole genome shotgun sequence DNA encoding:
- the LOC121195933 gene encoding 3'-5' RNA helicase YTHDC2 isoform X1 → MSNTGTASQKPAKSQNSAARGSSSRGLKEIHIDEEVKIAVNLSLERFLYSDQREMEFPSSLTSTERAFIHRMAQSLGYISKSKGKGPNRFLTIRKKDGSDKPRPTMPLTLSHNSLFFIRSLLQRFPVSNKERTDMQPNNKSGMSVPAEPDNSFDRNRASGRLNNGIPMVPRRRNPSELDSFRRSLPVHERQEEIIQLIRGNRVVLVVGETGSGKTTQIPQFLLDDGCRNGEPCRILCTQPRRLAAIAVAERVAAERGESVGQTVGYHIRLESRVSPKTLLTFCTSGVFLRTLMAGDASLTTVTHVIVDEVHERDGLTDFLLTKMRDVLQKVPTLKLILSSAALDVDLFLKYFGSCPIIHLKGRQFEVQELFLEDILRLTGFNSKDMRKYKEETQRKEKKQKRLTEWCKAVENSCVEETRSSPVSVPGFLQDSSSLDRGDGTFNKPNENGSEQLEPWLLKEMDSCISSIFLGEDQDAFTQLFNLILYESVNVDYAHSETGATPLMVAAGRGFLTQMEQLLNMGADINMKASNGWTALDFAKHFQQTEAVDLLKSSIPLREASCLDEFTLVQRGGAELSTEEQELLKLYHHSFDDEWVDLDLIMDLLHNICSTTCDGAVLIFLPGYDEIVSLRDRILYDDKRFSTHTERFQVFTLHSDMQTLDQKKVMKTSPPGVRKIILSTNIAETSITINDVVFVIDSGKVKEKSFDTLSHVSMLKTVWISKASALQRKGRAGRCRPGICFHLFSRLRFNNMLEFQVPQLLRMPLQELCLQTKLLAPSSCPVAEFLSKAPQPPPTHAIRNAVHMLKTIDAMDQYENLTDLGYHLADLPVEPHLGKMVLCAVVLKCLDPILTIACTLAYRDPFVLPAQGSQKRAALHCRKRFTSNTFSDHMALLRAFQAWQKARSDGWERSFCEKNFLSQATMDMILGMRTQLLGQLRAIGFVRARGGSDIRDVNLNSENWAVVKAALVAGMYPNLVHVNRETSMVSSNREKKVHFHPTSILSQFKENSSAKLAQAFPTDWLIYDEMSRGHRMASVRCCSVVTPITVAIFGGCAKLTSSAHQQPTVQKATDSPLDDDSDSETEDLSEMRIDDWLVFQLDREAAGLLFELRQKWQNLFCKRIRCPSKPWSPQDEAIIHTLVSVLVAEEQGAGLQQPSGIGQRPRPMLSEEGPQTSGKNSKNSPQLPTTTSHDKSCRMPAVSGVHQMKSHSRDETSLPQVSKPLSPQLVSSSARYFIMKSSNYRNIEISQQKGIWSTTPSNETKLSKAFLENSHIILIFSVQGSGRFQGYARMTSVISQENCQDWGFMGLGGVFSVEWIHKESLPFQCTQHILNPWNDNKKIQISRDGQELEPQAGSQLLLLWDKSSGDQVQ